One window of Opisthocomus hoazin isolate bOpiHoa1 chromosome 13, bOpiHoa1.hap1, whole genome shotgun sequence genomic DNA carries:
- the OSM gene encoding oncostatin-M isoform X2 → MAAITVARGRPASSSLSSTERGLLAVLRCPPSPSSSSPAVTKGLFILWAVPGQGGRPPQPPTLQQVQALVRHMAEDAQELFTFYEEDQRLAINNLCRTNHPPAWLRGPATGPTGLRGLRGPMARMAQALQDITRHQRDLNPPGAEILRRLASTHLKVRGLLSNLEGLFPAPSPLPGRRPPPSPTAPTKVFRQKLEGCRILWSYARFMAKLSAQLEARSRQEKRRSRRGSRLPVRS, encoded by the exons atggcagccaTCACCGtggcgcggggccggccggcgAGCTCCAGCCTTTCCAGTACGGAGAGGGGGCTGCTTGCTGTGCTCCGGTGTCCCccatctccctcctcttcctccccagctgtCACCAAGGGGCTCTTCATCCTCTGGGCAGTGCCGGGCCAGGGCgggcggcccccgcagccccccaccctgcagcaggTCCAGGCGCTGGTGAGGCACATGGCCGAGGACGCGCAGGAGCTTTTCACCTTCTAC GAGGAAGACCAGCGCCTGGCCATCAACAACCTCTGCCGCACCAACCACCCGCCCGCGTGGCTGCGGGGACCAGCGACGGGGCccacggggctgcgggggctgcgggggcccaTGGCCCGCATGGCCCAGGCGCTGCAGGACATCACCCGGCACCAGCGCGACCTCAACCCCCCCGGCGCCGAAATCCTTCGCCGCTTGGCCAGCACCCACCTCAAGGTGCGAGGGCTCCTCAGCAACCTGGAGGGGCTCttcccggcccccagccccctgcccggccgccggcccccgcccagccccacggcaccaACCAAGGTCTTCCGGCAGAAGCTTGAGGGGTGCCGGATCCTCTGGAGCTATGCCCGCTTCATGGCCAAGCTCAGCgcccagctggaggccaggagcCGCCAGGAGAAGCGGAGATCGCGCCGGGGATCGCGGCTGCCCGTGCGCTCTTAG
- the OSM gene encoding oncostatin-M isoform X1 produces the protein MAAITVARGRPASSSLSSTERGLLAVLRCPPSPSSSSPAVTKGLFILWAVPGQGGRPPQPPTLQQVQALVRHMAEDAQELFTFYEEDQRLAINNLCRTNHPPAWLRGPATGPTGLRGLRGPMARMAQALQDITRHQRDLNPPGAEILRRLASTHLKDGDSLADRDAPQRPSKLAWVRHKSPQSSSHRFNLWRGPRRSRATARLQDSPAPLPRSPPHASAVPLRDGAGPHRRALTDFPVIQWVR, from the exons atggcagccaTCACCGtggcgcggggccggccggcgAGCTCCAGCCTTTCCAGTACGGAGAGGGGGCTGCTTGCTGTGCTCCGGTGTCCCccatctccctcctcttcctccccagctgtCACCAAGGGGCTCTTCATCCTCTGGGCAGTGCCGGGCCAGGGCgggcggcccccgcagccccccaccctgcagcaggTCCAGGCGCTGGTGAGGCACATGGCCGAGGACGCGCAGGAGCTTTTCACCTTCTAC GAGGAAGACCAGCGCCTGGCCATCAACAACCTCTGCCGCACCAACCACCCGCCCGCGTGGCTGCGGGGACCAGCGACGGGGCccacggggctgcgggggctgcgggggcccaTGGCCCGCATGGCCCAGGCGCTGCAGGACATCACCCGGCACCAGCGCGACCTCAACCCCCCCGGCGCCGAAATCCTTCGCCGCTTGGCCAGCACCCACCTCAAG gacGGAGACTCGCTGGCTGACAGGGACGCGCCACAGAGACCCTCGAAGCTCGCGTGGGTGAGGCACAAGTCCCCTCAGAGCAGCTCCCACCGCTTCAACTTGTGGCGGGGACCACGCCGTTCCCGTGCCACCGCTCGGCTGCAGGAcagccccgctccgctgccccgcagcccgccccacGCCTCGGCAGTCCCGCTGCGGGATGGGGCCGGCCCTCACCGCCGAGCCCTGACGGATTTTCCAGTGATTCAATGGGTCCGGTGA